One window from the genome of Penaeus monodon isolate SGIC_2016 chromosome 4, NSTDA_Pmon_1, whole genome shotgun sequence encodes:
- the LOC119572556 gene encoding uncharacterized protein LOC119572556, translating into MGHIKSQSILASANGWSTAQKWRKLFDRLPEHEHSMTHKKCYLAWRELERRLEESSGVDMLHDDRILSEAHKWKQILARIIHVVVLFGERGLHFRGSSQRIGDIHNGNFFMIQFYASM; encoded by the coding sequence ATGGGCCATATAAAATCCCAATCAATCTTGGCGTCCGCCAATGGATGGAGCACAGCACAAAAATGGAGAAAGCTTTTCGACAGGCTTCCTGAGCATGAGCACAGTATGACACACAAAAAATGCTACCTTGCCTGGCGAGAATTGGAGAGGCGTTTGGAAGAATCTTCTGGAGTTGACATGCTCCATGATGACAGAATTCTCTCAGAGGCTCACAAATGGAAGCAGATTCTCGCAAGAATCATTCATGTCGTTGTCTTATTTGGTGAAAGAGGACTGCATTTCCGTGGATCTTCACAAAGAATTGGTGATATTCacaatgggaatttttttatgaTCCAGTTCTATGCGAGCATGTAA
- the LOC119598865 gene encoding uncharacterized protein LOC119598865, producing the protein MSDRFGFMQPSHLLNERNDERIKKQIQNFSLLYGEVMPESLIEEVKRLRRLMHSFQIDRQRITQDDPRNWDVLQLLKWIVKWALVESLPNLTISLRICLTICVSVASCERSFSKLKLIKTYLRSTMSQTRLSNLAILSIEREVAEEMDTEQIIHDFSVMKVRKM; encoded by the coding sequence ATGAGCGATCGCTTTGGCTTTATGCAACCGTCTCACTTGTTAAATGAGCGAAATGACGAACGAATTAAAAAGCAGATCCAAAATTTTTCTCTACTTTACGGTGAAGTTATGCCTGAAAGTCTCATTGAAGAAGTAAAACGGTTGCGGAGGCTCATGCATAGTTTCCAAATTGATCGGCAACGTATAACTCAAGATGACCCAAGAAACTGGGATGTCCTTCAACTGTTAAAATGGATTGTGAAGTGGGCTCTGGTAGAGTCACTGCCAAATCTTACAATCTCACTTCGCATTTGCCTCACGATTTGCGTATCCGTCGCAAGCTGCGAACGGAGCTTTTCGAAGCTAAAACTTATTAAAACTTACCTTAGATCAACTATGAGTCAAACTAGATTGAGCAACTTGGCCATCCTCTCTATAGAGCGGGAAGTCGCAGAGGAGATGGACACCGAGCAAATCATTCACGACTTTTCAGTTATGAAAGTAAGAAAGATGTAA